One genomic segment of bacterium includes these proteins:
- the uraH gene encoding hydroxyisourate hydrolase produces the protein MLVALPALAAGGLSTHVLDTTVGKSGAGVRVEVYSLDGGRKLLKRLETDAAGRIREVLTEKEMKPGRYELVFDIGRYFRAMPGAATASRVPFLEEVPVRFGIDRTDEHYHVPILVTPFSYAIYRGS, from the coding sequence ATGCTGGTCGCTTTGCCGGCTTTGGCGGCCGGGGGGCTCTCGACCCACGTGCTGGACACGACCGTTGGCAAGTCGGGAGCGGGGGTGAGGGTCGAGGTCTACTCCCTCGACGGGGGACGCAAGCTGCTCAAGCGCCTTGAGACGGATGCGGCCGGGCGAATCCGCGAGGTCCTCACCGAGAAGGAAATGAAGCCCGGTCGGTATGAGCTGGTCTTCGACATCGGGCGCTACTTCCGCGCCATGCCGGGGGCCGCCACGGCGTCGCGCGTGCCCTTTTTGGAGGAGGTGCCGGTGCGCTTCGGGATCGATCGCACCGACGAGCATTACCACGTGCCGATCCTGGTGACGCCTTTCTCGTATGCGATCTATCGCGGGAGCTAG
- the purB gene encoding adenylosuccinate lyase translates to MDALKALSPLDGRYAAKVGALSDYFSEFALNRYRVMVEVEYLIALLGAIYGTDVGRVFPVDAFDRLRGIYAGFSEADAQAIKAIERKINHDVKAVEYFVKDRLREIPGFENEIEKVHFGLTSEDTNNLAYACMLRDALQDVMLPALGEVLAALIGLAKKTKSVPMLARTHGQPASPTTVGKELAVFLSRLEGEIAALKDFRLYGKLNGATGTFGALVAAYPKFDWLAFAGHFVSQLDLVPNLITTQIESHDRIAALFDQLRRIHNILLDLDQDMWRYISDGYFRQKPVAAEVGSSTMPHKVNPIDFENSEGNLGLANALLVFMAEKLPKSRLQRDLSDSTVLRNMGVAWGYALLAYQSTVKGLKRLAVDTEKVANELSNHPEVLAEAIQTVLRAQGHPAPYEALKETTRGEAVTMAVLHELLDRLEMDEATRARLKAMTPEGYTGYAERLAEIGIAASEKLLLELRG, encoded by the coding sequence ATGGATGCCCTAAAGGCTCTCTCGCCGCTTGACGGGCGCTATGCCGCCAAGGTCGGCGCCCTCTCGGATTACTTCTCGGAGTTCGCCCTCAACCGCTACCGGGTCATGGTCGAGGTCGAGTACCTGATCGCGCTGCTGGGTGCCATCTACGGCACGGACGTGGGGCGGGTCTTCCCCGTGGATGCCTTCGATCGCCTGCGCGGGATCTATGCCGGCTTCTCGGAGGCGGATGCCCAGGCCATCAAGGCCATCGAGCGCAAAATCAACCACGACGTCAAGGCGGTCGAGTACTTCGTCAAGGACCGGCTCCGGGAGATCCCGGGCTTCGAGAACGAGATCGAGAAGGTCCACTTCGGCCTGACCTCGGAGGACACCAACAACCTGGCGTATGCCTGCATGCTGCGCGACGCCCTCCAGGACGTCATGCTCCCGGCGCTCGGCGAGGTACTCGCGGCCCTGATCGGCCTGGCGAAGAAAACCAAGTCCGTCCCCATGCTCGCGCGCACCCACGGGCAGCCGGCGAGCCCCACCACCGTGGGCAAGGAGCTCGCGGTCTTCCTGTCGCGCCTCGAAGGGGAGATCGCGGCTCTCAAGGACTTCCGCCTGTACGGCAAGCTCAACGGCGCCACCGGGACCTTCGGGGCGCTGGTGGCGGCCTATCCGAAGTTCGACTGGCTCGCCTTCGCCGGTCACTTCGTCTCGCAGCTGGACCTGGTGCCCAACCTGATCACCACCCAGATCGAGTCCCACGACCGGATCGCCGCGCTTTTCGACCAGCTGCGCCGGATCCACAACATCCTGCTCGACCTGGACCAGGACATGTGGCGCTACATCTCGGACGGCTACTTCCGCCAGAAGCCGGTGGCCGCCGAGGTCGGCTCGAGCACCATGCCCCACAAGGTCAACCCGATCGATTTCGAGAACAGCGAGGGCAACCTGGGCCTCGCCAATGCCCTCTTGGTCTTCATGGCCGAGAAGCTGCCCAAGAGCCGCCTGCAGCGCGACCTCTCCGATTCGACGGTGCTGCGGAACATGGGCGTGGCGTGGGGGTACGCCCTCTTGGCCTACCAGAGCACCGTCAAGGGTCTCAAGCGCCTGGCGGTGGATACCGAGAAGGTGGCGAACGAGCTCTCGAACCACCCCGAGGTACTCGCCGAGGCCATCCAGACCGTCCTGCGCGCCCAGGGTCACCCGGCTCCCTACGAGGCCCTCAAGGAGACGACCCGTGGCGAGGCGGTGACCATGGCGGTGCTGCACGAACTGCTCGATCGGCTCGAGATGGATGAGGCGACCCGCGCGCGCCTCAAGGCCATGACCCCCGAGGGCTACACCGGCTATGCCGAGCGGCTCGCGGAGATCGGGATCGCCGCGAGCGAGAAGCTGCTCTTGGAGCTGCGCGGCTAA
- the recF gene encoding DNA replication/repair protein RecF, translated as MFLKSLCLENFRNYSELELVFDRHKTIFLGDNAQGKTNLLEAIAILATGSSPFTSKDQELIRWHQDAAIIRSVSEREVGPTAIDILFKANGRRAVRVDGAYQRRVSDLLGRVMVVLFAANDLQLVKGAPADRRRYLDGILMQLAPTYYQALHHYNRVLTQRNNVLRQIAEGGSADQLSIWDEQLAHYAVLLWHKREELIEKLTPRAVHWHREIAKGNEELGIRLVPSVDLQGRDYETAFLSELRENRAKEIARGQTLSGPHRDDLALSIDGYDARAYASQGQQRTVVLALKLSELDVFRQDLDEPPLLLLDDVLAELDIRRQNALLAAIGPDVQTFVTSTHLSDFTAAWIDEAAIFSVHRGVVKPFVKAF; from the coding sequence ATGTTCCTCAAATCCTTGTGCCTAGAGAATTTCCGCAACTACTCCGAGCTGGAGCTGGTCTTCGATCGGCACAAGACCATCTTTCTCGGGGACAACGCCCAGGGCAAGACCAACTTGCTCGAGGCGATCGCCATCCTGGCCACGGGCAGCTCGCCTTTCACCAGCAAGGATCAGGAGCTGATCCGCTGGCACCAGGACGCCGCGATCATCCGCTCGGTTTCCGAGCGCGAGGTGGGCCCCACCGCCATCGACATTCTCTTCAAGGCCAACGGCCGCCGCGCCGTGCGGGTGGACGGCGCTTACCAGCGTCGGGTCTCGGACCTGCTGGGCCGGGTCATGGTCGTATTGTTCGCGGCCAACGACCTGCAACTGGTCAAGGGTGCTCCCGCCGATCGCCGTCGCTACCTGGACGGCATCCTCATGCAGCTGGCGCCCACCTACTACCAGGCCCTGCACCACTACAACCGGGTCCTGACCCAGCGCAACAACGTCCTGCGCCAGATCGCGGAAGGCGGCTCGGCCGATCAGCTCTCCATCTGGGACGAGCAACTCGCCCACTACGCCGTCCTCTTGTGGCACAAGCGCGAGGAGCTCATCGAGAAGCTGACGCCGCGCGCGGTCCACTGGCACCGCGAGATCGCGAAGGGCAACGAGGAGCTGGGCATTCGGCTGGTCCCCTCGGTGGACTTGCAGGGCCGCGACTACGAGACGGCCTTCCTCTCGGAGCTGCGAGAAAACCGCGCCAAGGAGATTGCCCGCGGCCAGACCCTGAGCGGCCCGCACCGGGACGATCTGGCGCTGAGCATCGACGGGTACGACGCGCGAGCCTACGCCTCCCAGGGCCAGCAGCGTACGGTGGTGCTCGCGCTCAAGCTCTCGGAGCTGGACGTGTTCCGGCAGGATCTGGACGAGCCGCCCCTCTTGCTGCTCGACGACGTGCTCGCCGAGCTCGACATCCGGCGCCAGAACGCGCTCTTGGCGGCGATCGGCCCCGACGTCCAGACCTTCGTCACCAGCACCCACCTCAGCGACTTCACCGCCGCCTGGATCGACGAGGCCGCCATCTTCTCGGTCCATCGCGGGGTGGTGAAGCCTTTCGTAAAGGCGTTTTAG
- a CDS encoding HAMP domain-containing histidine kinase has protein sequence MDHLISPRSVSSPDAAPSALEREVKLRQRAEILLKVAKAMRSDLDLPTVLQDAVDVTWQFLQPDFAGLFLVDGARHFTLSASVELKPIHAETRWPMVQGESFLTRTLVQGSPVSLLRFDQEAMTPPEAAFFQPDATTYCSAIPIMHQGTPSGVLVLLWRHPQHEHQEDDHELLIGIAELVALAIENQRLIQREAAIYSEKILAEQIAKEREALIRQIVHDLRNATQAISLVNEEIALAAPDNPTILHGVSAIDRQITFISNFLKEKIHRIKSPQGEARGGLTAIAPMLDALGERFTPRFAARNQRFEWVQAEEGVQVPMAEALFEQTLANLLDNANKYAPEGAHIKLWCALSDGWATLYVSNTGPGIPIEHQARIEEPGFRGQHDAAGAGMGLAEVKQLVTSHSGLFGLTSRPGAGSTFYVTLPTTQWGRA, from the coding sequence ATGGATCACCTGATATCCCCCCGCTCCGTCTCCTCGCCCGACGCCGCCCCCTCGGCTCTCGAACGCGAGGTCAAGCTGCGCCAGCGCGCCGAGATCCTGCTCAAGGTCGCCAAGGCCATGCGCTCGGATCTGGACCTGCCGACGGTCCTCCAGGACGCGGTGGACGTAACCTGGCAATTCTTGCAGCCCGACTTCGCGGGGCTCTTCCTGGTGGACGGGGCGCGGCACTTCACCCTCTCGGCGAGCGTCGAGCTCAAGCCCATCCATGCCGAGACCCGCTGGCCCATGGTCCAGGGCGAGAGCTTCCTAACGCGCACCCTCGTCCAAGGCAGCCCGGTCTCGCTGCTGCGCTTCGACCAGGAGGCCATGACCCCGCCCGAGGCCGCCTTCTTCCAGCCCGACGCCACCACTTACTGCTCGGCCATCCCGATCATGCACCAGGGCACCCCTAGCGGCGTGCTGGTGCTGCTCTGGCGCCACCCCCAGCACGAGCACCAGGAGGACGACCACGAGCTCCTGATCGGGATCGCGGAGCTCGTCGCGCTGGCCATCGAGAACCAGCGCCTCATCCAGCGCGAGGCCGCCATCTACTCCGAGAAGATCCTCGCCGAGCAGATCGCCAAGGAGCGCGAGGCCTTGATCCGGCAGATCGTCCATGATCTCCGGAACGCGACCCAGGCGATCAGCCTCGTCAACGAGGAGATCGCCCTGGCGGCCCCCGACAACCCCACCATCCTGCACGGGGTCTCGGCCATCGACCGCCAGATCACCTTCATCTCGAACTTCCTCAAGGAGAAGATCCACCGCATCAAGAGCCCCCAGGGCGAAGCCCGCGGCGGCCTGACGGCGATCGCCCCCATGCTCGATGCCCTGGGCGAACGCTTCACCCCTCGCTTTGCCGCCCGAAACCAGCGCTTCGAGTGGGTGCAGGCCGAAGAGGGGGTCCAGGTCCCCATGGCCGAAGCGCTGTTCGAGCAAACGCTCGCGAACCTCTTGGACAACGCCAACAAGTACGCCCCCGAGGGGGCGCACATCAAGCTATGGTGCGCCCTCTCGGACGGCTGGGCGACCCTCTACGTCTCGAACACCGGCCCGGGCATCCCCATCGAGCACCAGGCCCGCATCGAGGAGCCCGGCTTCCGCGGGCAGCACGACGCGGCGGGCGCAGGGATGGGGCTCGCCGAGGTGAAGCAGCTCGTCACCTCCCACAGCGGCCTCTTCGGGCTCACCAGCCGCCCGGGAGCGGGCAGCACCTTCTACGTCACCCTGCCCACCACCCAGTGGGGACGGGCCTAG
- a CDS encoding rhodanese-like domain-containing protein produces MSNQLPKPVLAIGLALVVLAGAYGFTRLPEPVIKTVMGLFSPLSPEADPALDAPRISVEEAQKLEGALLVDVRGAGPYEQEHIAGAISAPNHELEKYLDKLPKDRAIICYCSCPNDHLSLVAAAKLIKQHGYPKAYALAGGLPRWKQLGYPLIVISSK; encoded by the coding sequence ATGTCAAACCAGCTTCCCAAGCCGGTCCTTGCAATCGGCCTCGCCCTGGTCGTCCTGGCGGGCGCCTACGGCTTCACTCGCCTGCCCGAACCCGTGATCAAGACGGTGATGGGCCTCTTCTCGCCGCTCTCGCCCGAGGCGGACCCCGCGCTCGATGCGCCGCGGATCTCGGTCGAGGAGGCCCAAAAGCTCGAAGGGGCGCTGCTGGTGGACGTGCGAGGCGCGGGCCCCTACGAGCAGGAGCACATCGCCGGCGCGATCAGCGCCCCCAACCACGAGCTTGAAAAGTACCTCGACAAGCTGCCCAAGGATCGCGCGATCATCTGCTATTGCAGCTGCCCCAACGATCACCTGAGCCTGGTGGCGGCGGCCAAGCTGATCAAGCAGCACGGCTACCCCAAGGCCTACGCCCTGGCGGGTGGCCTGCCCCGGTGGAAGCAGCTGGGCTATCCGCTCATCGTGATCTCATCAAAATAA
- a CDS encoding NYN domain-containing protein, translated as MDRVAVFIDEGYLNKALDNLGRPKLDYGRFIQAIKGDLPLLRAYYYYCMPYQSQVPTDSERAMFQGKQSFIRFLSRLPRLELRQGRLAKRGTEFVQKRVDIMLAVDLVRLASLGQIQEAYLVAGDSDLVPAINHVKDAGVSVGLYFEPGSVHDELLDACDELHPLSWEFVSDCLRD; from the coding sequence ATGGATCGCGTGGCGGTCTTCATCGACGAGGGATATCTCAACAAGGCGCTCGATAACCTGGGGCGTCCCAAGCTGGACTACGGGCGCTTCATCCAGGCCATCAAGGGTGATCTGCCCCTGCTCAGGGCTTACTACTACTACTGCATGCCCTACCAGTCCCAGGTGCCGACCGATAGCGAGCGGGCCATGTTCCAGGGCAAGCAATCCTTCATCCGCTTCCTCTCGCGCCTGCCTCGCCTGGAGCTGCGCCAGGGCCGCCTCGCCAAGCGGGGCACCGAGTTCGTCCAGAAGCGCGTGGACATCATGCTCGCGGTCGATCTGGTGCGGCTTGCTTCCCTGGGGCAGATCCAGGAGGCGTACCTGGTGGCGGGCGACAGCGACCTGGTGCCCGCCATCAACCACGTCAAGGACGCCGGCGTCAGCGTCGGCCTCTACTTCGAGCCCGGCTCGGTCCACGACGAGCTGCTGGACGCCTGCGACGAGCTCCATCCCCTGAGCTGGGAGTTCGTGAGCGACTGCCTGCGCGATTGA
- the dnaN gene encoding DNA polymerase III subunit beta — MEFTCTRDDFSKGIQAVQRAVASRGPLPILSNILIATEGDSLKITATDLEVGIEARVPAQVQTSGAITLAARQLSEIINKLPNSDVAFSVGSDDVRATVQCARSRFVLPSLPADEFPKLPEISPAATMVQLAGDQLAKGIRQTSFAAAKDDKSVISGLYLQLANGALEVVATDGYRLAWRKWDVGTQGELKVIVPARAMAELARLLSGADAEAVNVAVVQNQILFSVGDRYLTSRLIDGQFPPYGQIIPTSFAYEILIDRHLLQSAVERVSIMASEREAKVVNLNFKAGDLHLQANAADLGEGDEHLPVEFDGEDVKIAFNATYMLDSLKVLEGETVKLSLNGPLAPALVQSTEDPTYSCILMPIRS, encoded by the coding sequence ATGGAGTTCACTTGTACGCGTGACGACTTTTCCAAGGGCATTCAAGCGGTGCAGCGTGCCGTGGCGAGCCGCGGGCCCCTCCCCATTCTGAGCAACATCCTGATCGCGACCGAGGGCGACAGCCTCAAGATCACCGCGACCGACCTGGAAGTCGGGATCGAGGCCCGCGTGCCCGCTCAGGTCCAGACCTCGGGCGCCATCACGCTGGCGGCCCGCCAGCTCTCCGAGATCATCAACAAGCTGCCCAACAGCGACGTGGCCTTCTCGGTCGGCAGCGACGACGTCCGCGCCACCGTGCAGTGCGCCCGCTCGCGCTTCGTCCTGCCCAGCCTGCCCGCCGACGAGTTCCCCAAGCTGCCCGAGATCAGCCCCGCGGCCACCATGGTCCAGCTGGCGGGTGATCAGCTCGCCAAGGGCATCCGTCAGACCTCGTTCGCCGCGGCCAAGGACGACAAGAGCGTGATCAGCGGCCTCTACCTGCAGCTCGCCAACGGCGCGCTCGAGGTGGTCGCAACCGACGGCTACCGTCTGGCCTGGCGCAAGTGGGACGTGGGGACCCAGGGCGAGCTCAAGGTCATCGTGCCGGCCCGCGCCATGGCGGAGCTCGCGCGCCTTCTGAGCGGCGCCGACGCCGAGGCGGTGAACGTGGCCGTCGTCCAGAACCAGATCCTCTTCTCGGTGGGCGATCGCTACCTGACCTCGCGCCTGATCGACGGTCAGTTCCCCCCCTACGGCCAGATCATCCCCACTTCCTTCGCCTACGAGATCCTGATCGACCGTCACCTGCTCCAGAGCGCGGTCGAGCGCGTCAGCATCATGGCCTCGGAGCGCGAGGCCAAGGTCGTCAACCTCAACTTCAAGGCGGGGGATCTGCACCTCCAGGCCAACGCGGCGGATCTGGGCGAGGGCGACGAGCACCTGCCCGTCGAGTTCGACGGCGAGGACGTGAAGATCGCCTTCAACGCGACTTACATGCTCGACTCGCTCAAGGTCCTCGAAGGCGAGACCGTCAAGCTCTCGCTCAACGGTCCCCTGGCCCCGGCCCTGGTCCAGAGCACCGAGGATCCGACCTACTCGTGCATCCTGATGCCCATCCGCAGCTAA
- a CDS encoding ComF family protein, whose translation MIALQGDWDAGYAIHTYNQPDGARTLLGEAIYRYQYRKQWYLVDSLARWAQAFILATPEIKDIDLLVPVPSSRVLSDYDPSSLLVDWISQLTNIPRAIGILNRYGLISEYSERSVDGSRGGMNVISPDAVKEKRILLIDGIYCSGSTLEAASRALRKGSVTSVTALVFTKIDRHSLDSYGFAQYDQGGD comes from the coding sequence ATGATCGCATTGCAGGGTGACTGGGACGCGGGCTACGCCATCCATACCTACAACCAGCCCGACGGTGCCCGGACCCTTCTAGGCGAGGCGATCTATCGCTACCAGTACCGTAAGCAGTGGTACCTGGTCGATAGCCTGGCGCGCTGGGCGCAGGCCTTCATCCTGGCGACCCCCGAGATCAAGGACATCGACCTCCTGGTGCCGGTGCCTTCGAGCCGGGTGCTCTCCGATTACGATCCCTCGTCGCTCCTGGTGGACTGGATCAGCCAGCTGACCAACATCCCGCGGGCCATCGGCATCCTCAACCGCTACGGCCTCATCTCCGAGTACTCGGAGCGCTCGGTGGACGGCTCGCGCGGGGGCATGAACGTGATCAGCCCCGACGCGGTCAAGGAGAAGCGAATCCTCCTGATCGACGGGATCTACTGCTCGGGCAGCACCCTCGAGGCTGCTTCTCGCGCCCTGCGCAAGGGCAGCGTCACCTCGGTCACGGCCCTGGTCTTCACCAAGATCGATCGGCACTCGCTGGACTCCTACGGCTTCGCGCAGTACGACCAGGGAGGCGATTAG